In one Saccharibacillus brassicae genomic region, the following are encoded:
- a CDS encoding DUF5693 family protein translates to MSQKWRQWNKAASKVLWILVILGIVASLPVAYDRIRTEGTSKNVEMIFDYRDLIQVSSYQGNPNAFINEQLDVLQEAGIHTMAIYQATLTELSNSRRITVYSEQDAARLTGKVLTANENATYLLFTDAESQSRIEPIIRKAFASQEIAVADWSLNGRNGLKIATPLQNAVLKTMEPDPISMERLEQKGFHLLPRMGNSAIYDQEALASLLDRFKAAGVDRILFDGEETPGYAEEPEDRHLDEFAQLLNERGIGIAAIENLRGAQRGFETLAKETNYNVARLYSLSGRDSALDPDILADRFALAAKDRNIRMMFIHTAVQTNSVEGKITDTIENIVESLEGPEGAIQRIQNYGFEMGTASAFDVAEMAGQNYFRWIAIIGAVALVALLVSIFVPPLTLLSFVLGLVGVAGLYVLRPHVMEQALALFAAISAPTIAMVFAVRKIDRLHEVGQTMSTGRRLAHSILLFLRTSAMSLMAVPFIIALLHHVTYQLVLDQFRGVSLLHLAPIALTALYVLFYRKNSAFGSVGKIMRMPVTIAMVVIVAIAGVAGLYYLSRTGNSGSASSLEIAFRNLLENTVGVRPRTKEFLLGHPIFIAGIFVALKYRHAIYVLIIASIGQLSMVDTFAHIHTPIWISLVRDLLGIGFGIIVGLVFVLLWQIIERCWKKWSPLLARL, encoded by the coding sequence TTGAGTCAGAAGTGGCGGCAGTGGAACAAAGCTGCAAGTAAAGTGTTGTGGATCCTGGTGATCCTGGGAATAGTGGCTTCTCTTCCGGTCGCGTACGACCGCATCCGGACAGAAGGCACGTCCAAAAACGTGGAAATGATTTTCGATTACCGGGACCTGATCCAGGTATCGTCGTACCAGGGCAATCCGAACGCTTTTATCAATGAACAGCTCGACGTACTTCAAGAAGCCGGCATTCATACGATGGCCATTTACCAGGCTACGCTGACCGAGCTGTCCAACTCCCGCAGAATTACGGTATACAGCGAGCAGGATGCGGCACGTCTGACCGGCAAAGTGCTGACGGCCAACGAGAACGCTACATATCTGCTGTTTACGGACGCGGAGAGCCAGAGCCGGATCGAACCGATCATCCGCAAAGCGTTCGCCAGTCAGGAGATCGCCGTTGCGGACTGGTCCCTGAACGGACGAAACGGTCTGAAGATCGCGACTCCGCTGCAAAACGCCGTGCTCAAAACGATGGAACCCGACCCGATCTCGATGGAACGATTGGAGCAAAAAGGATTCCATCTGCTGCCGCGTATGGGCAACAGCGCCATTTACGATCAGGAAGCACTGGCTTCGCTGCTCGATCGATTCAAAGCCGCAGGCGTGGACCGCATTTTGTTCGACGGTGAAGAAACGCCGGGCTATGCGGAAGAGCCGGAAGACCGGCATCTGGACGAATTCGCCCAACTGCTGAACGAGCGCGGAATCGGTATCGCCGCGATCGAGAATCTGCGCGGAGCCCAGCGCGGGTTCGAGACGTTGGCAAAAGAGACCAACTATAACGTCGCCCGCCTCTATTCGCTCAGCGGACGCGACTCGGCGCTCGATCCGGACATTCTCGCCGATCGTTTCGCCCTGGCCGCCAAAGACCGCAACATCCGCATGATGTTTATTCATACGGCGGTTCAGACGAACAGCGTCGAAGGCAAAATTACCGACACGATCGAGAATATCGTCGAAAGCCTGGAAGGACCGGAAGGCGCTATCCAGCGCATTCAAAATTACGGTTTCGAAATGGGCACCGCGTCCGCGTTTGACGTGGCCGAAATGGCCGGGCAGAACTATTTCCGCTGGATCGCCATTATCGGAGCGGTCGCTCTGGTCGCGCTGCTGGTCTCCATTTTCGTGCCGCCGCTGACCCTGCTGTCCTTCGTGTTGGGATTGGTCGGAGTCGCCGGACTTTACGTGCTACGTCCGCATGTCATGGAGCAGGCGCTAGCGCTGTTCGCCGCGATCAGCGCGCCGACGATCGCGATGGTCTTCGCCGTTCGCAAAATCGATCGCCTGCATGAGGTTGGGCAGACAATGAGCACCGGCAGGCGGTTGGCGCACAGCATTTTGCTGTTCCTGCGCACGAGCGCAATGTCGCTTATGGCCGTTCCGTTCATCATCGCGCTGCTCCATCACGTTACGTACCAGCTCGTGCTGGACCAGTTCCGCGGAGTCAGCCTGCTGCATTTGGCACCGATCGCGCTGACCGCGTTGTATGTATTGTTTTATCGTAAAAACTCGGCATTCGGCAGCGTGGGCAAAATCATGCGCATGCCGGTTACGATCGCGATGGTCGTCATCGTGGCGATCGCCGGAGTGGCCGGACTTTACTACCTGTCCCGTACCGGAAACAGCGGCAGCGCAAGCTCCCTGGAGATCGCGTTCCGCAACCTGCTTGAGAATACGGTCGGCGTGCGTCCGCGTACCAAAGAATTCCTGCTGGGCCATCCGATCTTCATTGCCGGTATTTTCGTAGCGCTGAAATATCGTCATGCAATCTACGTGCTTATCATCGCGTCGATCGGCCAGCTGTCGATGGTCGATACATTCGCCCATATTCATACGCCGATTTGGATCTCCCTCGTCCGCGATCTGCTCGGAATCGGCTTCGGC